The following proteins come from a genomic window of Nocardiopsis sp. YSL2:
- a CDS encoding PDR/VanB family oxidoreductase yields the protein MRGLQGLASAVEPITARLPRGNRVPEPTGDLWVRVARVERPVPDVAVLTLVPDRPGDRLPAWQPGHHVDVVLPGGVVRQYSLNGDPRDRGRYRIAVRRIPGGTGSALVHGLAEGDTLGLRGPRNAFPFTRAERYLFVAGGIGVTPILPMVWAAHRARAPFRLVYTGRSRASMPFLDELPEGANADVRPDDEYGAPEPARILDGPARGTAVYVCGPAPLIDAVRRRVPPGTPFFSERFAPAPVVGGAAFEVQLGRDGPVVPVPADESALEAVRRVRPGTAYSCRQGFCGTCRVGLLEGVPEHRDRPTGGSPRGAEFALCVSRAGEGERVVVDV from the coding sequence ATGCGCGGGCTCCAGGGACTCGCCTCGGCGGTGGAGCCGATCACCGCGCGGCTGCCCCGGGGGAACCGGGTCCCGGAGCCGACGGGCGACCTGTGGGTCCGGGTGGCCCGGGTGGAGCGGCCGGTGCCGGACGTCGCCGTGCTCACCCTGGTCCCGGACCGCCCCGGGGACCGGCTGCCCGCGTGGCAGCCCGGACACCACGTGGACGTGGTCCTGCCGGGCGGCGTCGTACGCCAGTACTCGCTCAACGGCGACCCGCGCGACCGCGGCCGCTACCGGATCGCGGTCCGCCGGATCCCGGGCGGCACCGGGTCCGCCCTGGTCCACGGCCTGGCCGAGGGCGACACCCTCGGGCTGCGCGGTCCGCGCAACGCCTTCCCGTTCACGCGCGCCGAGCGCTACCTGTTCGTCGCGGGCGGTATCGGCGTCACGCCGATCCTGCCGATGGTGTGGGCGGCGCACCGCGCCCGGGCGCCGTTCCGCCTGGTGTACACCGGCCGCTCGCGGGCGAGCATGCCCTTCCTGGACGAACTGCCCGAGGGCGCGAACGCGGACGTGCGACCCGACGACGAGTACGGAGCGCCCGAACCCGCGCGGATCCTGGACGGACCCGCCCGGGGGACCGCGGTCTACGTGTGCGGTCCGGCGCCGCTGATCGACGCCGTGCGGCGCCGCGTCCCGCCGGGCACGCCCTTCTTCTCCGAACGGTTCGCGCCCGCGCCGGTCGTGGGCGGTGCGGCCTTCGAGGTGCAGTTGGGCCGGGACGGACCGGTGGTGCCGGTCCCCGCCGACGAGTCGGCGCTGGAGGCGGTCCGGCGGGTGCGGCCGGGCACCGCCTACTCCTGCCGCCAGGGTTTCTGCGGCACCTGCCGGGTGGGGCTCCTGGAGGGCGTGCCCGAGCACCGGGACCGGCCCACGGGCGGTTCGCCGCGTGGGGCGGAGTTCGCCCTGTGCGTCTCCCGCGCCGGAGAGGGGGAGCGCGTCGTCGTCGATGTGTGA
- a CDS encoding metal-dependent hydrolase: MNTGPVHTGAEEPRPDEPDRLVLNARDVEFDWSRLDLHWIPGEPFATHVINVLHLLLPEGERWFVEVFKEAVPLITDDRLREDVLGFIGQEAVHAEAHAGVLDHMEAHGLDPTPYVEQIAWLFRVVLGDRELTGRRAESWLRTRLAVIAGIEHYTAVLGQWVLDAAELDAAGADPTMLDLLRWHGAEEVEHRSVAFDLYMHVDGGYRRRALAMGIAAGTLAVLWVRGTAFLIRNDPYLRGRVGGRRPSASWALRDGRRGLIPHVARLARAVPEYLRRRYHPSQHGSTSQAVAYLAVSPAARAAEAAERAVPAPGSDQ; the protein is encoded by the coding sequence ATGAACACTGGACCCGTTCACACGGGCGCCGAGGAACCGCGACCCGACGAGCCGGACCGCCTCGTGCTCAACGCACGCGACGTCGAGTTCGACTGGAGCCGACTCGACCTGCACTGGATCCCCGGCGAGCCCTTCGCCACCCACGTCATCAACGTCCTGCACCTGCTGCTGCCCGAGGGCGAACGCTGGTTCGTCGAGGTCTTCAAGGAGGCCGTCCCCCTCATCACCGACGACCGCCTCCGCGAGGACGTGCTGGGCTTCATCGGGCAGGAGGCCGTCCACGCCGAGGCGCACGCCGGCGTCCTCGACCACATGGAGGCCCACGGTCTCGACCCGACACCGTACGTCGAGCAGATCGCCTGGTTGTTCCGGGTCGTGCTCGGCGACCGGGAGCTGACCGGGCGCCGGGCCGAGTCCTGGCTGCGCACCCGGCTGGCCGTCATCGCCGGGATCGAGCACTACACCGCCGTGCTCGGCCAGTGGGTGCTGGACGCCGCGGAACTGGACGCGGCCGGAGCCGACCCCACCATGCTCGACCTCCTGCGCTGGCACGGCGCCGAGGAGGTCGAGCACCGGTCGGTAGCCTTCGACCTCTACATGCACGTGGACGGGGGCTACCGCCGCCGCGCCCTGGCCATGGGCATCGCGGCGGGCACGCTCGCCGTCCTGTGGGTGCGCGGCACCGCGTTCCTCATCCGCAACGACCCCTACCTGCGAGGACGTGTGGGCGGACGGCGGCCGAGCGCGTCGTGGGCCCTGCGTGACGGCAGGCGCGGCCTCATCCCGCACGTGGCGCGCCTGGCCCGCGCCGTGCCCGAGTACCTGCGCCGCCGCTACCACCCCTCCCAGCACGGGTCCACCAGCCAGGCGGTGGCCTACCTGGCCGTCTCCCCCGCCGCCCGGGCGGCCGAGGCGGCCGAGCGGGCCGTCCCGGCCCCGGGGAGCGACCAGTGA
- a CDS encoding SDR family oxidoreductase, protein MTTRPHRYVTASDGQRLAVRTDGDPDGPTLLLVHGYPDNSSVWDAFAAEFTADHRVVTYDVRGAGRSTAPDDRSGYRLDQLADDVAAVADAVSPDAPVHLVGHDWGAIQSWHAVTEPRYAHRFASYTAVSGPDLDHAGHWFRTRPDGVRAMLRQAVRSGYIGFFHLPLVPEAAWLTGIGGLALSALERVGGGPHSPARRGTRDYLNGLALYRANMARRLLRPVERRTDVPVQVLAPTDDAFMIDQLQSNAARWVGDLRFHRFHGGHWTLRSRPAAVAARVRALVAEVESGRPRPQRALTAQQTRRHSGAFAGQVAVVTGAGSGIGRSLCFELAERGARIVAVDVNGPAAERTAELAALLTPGAAAQRVDVTDAAAMDKLAAWVRDEYGAPDLVVNNAGIGVAGPFLDTTAEDWERVVDINLWGVIHGCRAFAPMMVDAGGGGRLVNTASAAAYLPSRVYGAYATTKAAVLMLSRSLRGELSDHGVTVTAVCPGLVDTGIISGARLSGLGEASAAKDRLNRLYRLRGYTPEKAAGRIADALERGPEVVPVTGEAHAGLLLSRLSPGALRAAARVAPPV, encoded by the coding sequence ATGACCACCCGCCCGCACCGCTACGTCACCGCCTCGGACGGCCAGCGCCTGGCCGTCCGCACGGACGGGGACCCCGACGGCCCCACGCTGCTGCTGGTCCACGGCTACCCCGACAACTCGTCCGTCTGGGACGCCTTCGCCGCGGAGTTCACCGCCGACCACCGCGTCGTCACCTACGACGTGCGCGGCGCCGGGCGCTCCACGGCCCCCGACGACCGCTCGGGCTACCGGCTGGACCAGCTCGCCGACGACGTCGCCGCCGTCGCCGACGCCGTCAGCCCCGACGCCCCCGTGCACCTGGTCGGCCACGACTGGGGCGCCATCCAGTCCTGGCACGCGGTCACCGAACCCCGGTACGCCCACCGGTTCGCCTCCTACACCGCCGTCTCCGGGCCCGACCTCGACCACGCCGGCCACTGGTTCCGCACGCGCCCCGACGGTGTGCGTGCCATGCTCCGCCAGGCGGTGCGCTCCGGCTACATCGGTTTCTTCCACCTGCCCCTGGTGCCCGAGGCCGCGTGGCTGACCGGGATCGGCGGCCTGGCCCTGTCCGCTCTGGAACGCGTCGGCGGCGGCCCGCACTCCCCCGCGCGGCGCGGCACGAGGGACTACCTCAACGGCCTGGCGCTGTACCGGGCCAACATGGCCCGTCGCCTCCTGCGACCGGTCGAGCGCCGCACCGACGTTCCCGTGCAGGTCCTCGCGCCCACGGACGACGCGTTCATGATCGACCAGCTCCAGTCCAACGCCGCCCGGTGGGTCGGCGACCTGCGCTTCCACCGCTTCCACGGCGGGCACTGGACACTGCGCTCCCGCCCGGCCGCCGTGGCCGCCCGTGTGCGCGCCCTCGTCGCCGAGGTCGAGTCCGGCCGCCCGCGCCCCCAGCGCGCCCTGACCGCCCAGCAGACCCGCCGGCACAGCGGCGCCTTCGCCGGCCAGGTCGCGGTGGTCACCGGCGCGGGCAGCGGCATCGGCCGGTCGCTGTGCTTCGAACTCGCCGAACGCGGCGCCCGGATCGTCGCCGTGGACGTCAACGGCCCCGCCGCCGAACGCACCGCCGAACTCGCCGCGCTGCTCACGCCGGGGGCCGCCGCCCAGCGGGTGGACGTCACCGACGCCGCCGCGATGGACAAGCTCGCGGCGTGGGTGCGCGATGAGTACGGCGCCCCCGACCTGGTGGTCAACAACGCCGGCATCGGCGTGGCGGGGCCGTTCCTGGACACCACCGCCGAGGACTGGGAACGGGTCGTCGACATCAACCTGTGGGGCGTGATCCACGGCTGCCGCGCCTTCGCCCCGATGATGGTGGACGCCGGCGGTGGCGGCCGCCTCGTCAACACCGCGTCGGCCGCCGCCTACCTGCCCTCGCGTGTGTACGGCGCCTACGCCACCACCAAGGCGGCCGTCCTCATGCTCAGCCGCAGCCTGCGCGGTGAGCTCTCCGACCACGGTGTCACTGTCACCGCCGTGTGCCCCGGCCTCGTCGACACCGGCATCATCTCCGGCGCCCGGCTGTCCGGCCTGGGCGAGGCCTCCGCCGCGAAGGACCGGCTCAACCGCCTGTACAGGCTGCGCGGCTACACACCGGAGAAGGCGGCCGGGCGCATCGCGGACGCGCTCGAACGCGGCCCGGAGGTCGTCCCGGTCACGGGCGAGGCGCACGCGGGCCTGCTGCTGTCCCGGCTCAGCCCCGGCGCGCTGCGGGCCGCCGCCCGCGTGGCCCCTCCCGTGTGA
- a CDS encoding M24 family metallopeptidase, whose protein sequence is MSHTNVTEDTDVDLDAFRDLQQLAYRAAGDVAATLEPGVTEREAARRIRAHLEGHGVQDWFHTPFAWFGDRTAFRGFRSPLQFFPSGRRLEEGMPFILDCAPVRDGYVADIGYSGYLGENPLHDRLMDDLRAHRRLIVDRVSAGETLQDVYRAVDGLIREQGYDNRHRVYPGRVIAHQVGRVRSRLPRAVVAGFGIRSLQTLVGDLLVERVHHRSPLWADGDISAHPATPGLWAVEPHIGFRDIGVKFEEILVVTEDDAHWLDDDLPHVRRWDATAATSLENR, encoded by the coding sequence ATGTCTCACACGAACGTGACCGAGGACACGGACGTCGATCTCGACGCCTTCCGCGACCTCCAGCAGCTCGCCTACCGTGCCGCCGGCGACGTGGCGGCGACCCTCGAACCCGGCGTCACCGAACGCGAGGCGGCCCGGCGCATCCGTGCCCACCTCGAAGGACACGGAGTCCAGGACTGGTTCCACACGCCCTTCGCCTGGTTCGGCGACCGCACCGCGTTCCGCGGCTTCCGGAGCCCCCTCCAGTTCTTCCCGAGCGGGCGCAGGCTGGAGGAAGGCATGCCGTTCATCCTCGACTGCGCGCCGGTGCGGGACGGGTACGTCGCCGACATCGGCTACTCCGGCTACCTCGGGGAGAACCCGCTCCACGACCGCCTGATGGACGACCTGCGCGCGCACCGACGGTTGATCGTCGATCGGGTGAGCGCGGGCGAGACCCTCCAGGACGTCTACCGCGCCGTGGACGGCCTCATCCGCGAGCAGGGCTACGACAACCGGCACCGGGTCTACCCCGGCCGGGTCATCGCCCACCAGGTCGGCAGGGTCCGCTCGCGTCTGCCCCGGGCGGTCGTGGCGGGCTTCGGCATCCGCTCCCTGCAGACCCTCGTGGGCGACCTCCTCGTCGAGCGCGTGCACCACCGCTCGCCCCTGTGGGCGGACGGCGACATCTCCGCCCACCCCGCCACCCCCGGCCTGTGGGCGGTGGAACCCCACATCGGTTTCAGGGACATCGGCGTGAAGTTCGAGGAGATCCTCGTCGTCACCGAGGACGACGCCCACTGGCTCGACGACGACCTGCCGCACGTGCGGCGGTGGGACGCCACCGCCGCGACCAGCCTGGAGAACCGATGA
- a CDS encoding IclR family transcriptional regulator, with product MDNSSSSSGVGVLDKTMSVLDALESGPASLAQLVQITGLARPTAHRLAVALERHRMVTRDSQGRFVLGPRLGELSIATGEDRLLAVAAPVLVQLRDLTGESAQLYRRQGDARVCVAASERSSGLRDTVPVGSELPMNAGSAAQVLLAWEDSDRIRRSLVGARFTAAGLAQVRRRRWAQSVAEREQGVASVSAPVSGPGGRVIAAVSVSGPIERLTRSPGRMHSQAVMSAAEKISESLHGA from the coding sequence ATGGACAACTCTAGCTCATCCAGCGGTGTCGGTGTCCTGGACAAGACGATGTCCGTTCTCGACGCCCTGGAATCGGGACCGGCATCCCTGGCCCAACTGGTGCAGATCACCGGCCTGGCGCGCCCGACGGCCCACCGCCTGGCCGTCGCCCTGGAGCGGCACCGCATGGTCACCCGCGACAGCCAGGGCCGGTTCGTGCTGGGACCGCGCCTGGGTGAACTCTCCATCGCCACCGGCGAGGACCGGCTGCTGGCCGTGGCCGCGCCGGTCCTGGTCCAACTGCGCGACCTGACCGGGGAGAGCGCGCAGCTCTACCGCCGGCAGGGGGACGCGCGCGTGTGCGTGGCCGCCTCCGAGCGCAGCAGCGGCCTGCGGGACACCGTCCCGGTGGGCAGCGAGCTGCCGATGAACGCCGGGTCCGCCGCCCAGGTGCTGCTCGCGTGGGAGGACTCCGACCGGATCCGGCGCTCCCTGGTGGGCGCGCGCTTCACCGCCGCCGGACTGGCCCAGGTGCGCCGCCGCCGCTGGGCCCAGAGCGTCGCCGAGCGCGAGCAGGGCGTCGCCTCGGTGTCGGCGCCGGTGTCCGGTCCCGGCGGACGCGTCATCGCCGCCGTGTCGGTCTCCGGCCCGATAGAGCGCCTGACCCGCTCCCCGGGGCGCATGCACTCCCAGGCCGTGATGTCGGCCGCCGAGAAGATCAGCGAGTCCCTGCACGGCGCCTAG
- the leuC gene encoding 3-isopropylmalate dehydratase large subunit: MARTMAEKVWEEHVVRRADGEPDLLYIDLHLVHEVTSPQAFEGLRLAGRPVRRPDLTIATEDHNVPTMDLLAPIADPVSRKQVETLRKNCSDFGVRLHPMGDIDQGVVHVVGPQLGLTQPGMTVVCGDSHTSTHGAFGALAFGIGTSQVEHVLATQTLTMAPFKTMSVTVDGSLKPGVSAKDIILAVIAKIGTGGGQGYVIEYRGEAIEALSMEARMTVCNMSIEAGARAGMIAPDQTTFDYIEGRPHAPKGADFDAAVEHWKSLRTDEGAEFDAEVVLNADELSPFVTWGTNPGQGVPLDAEVPDPASYEDPSARAAAEKALAYMDLEAGTPMREVRVDTVFLGSCTNGRIEDLRTAAEIIRGRKVADGVRMLVVPGSMRVKEQANEEGLGRIFEEAGAEWREAGCSMCLGMNPDQLKPGERSASTSNRNFEGRQGRGGRTHLVSPQVAAATAVRGTLSSPADLVAQ; this comes from the coding sequence ATGGCACGCACGATGGCCGAGAAGGTCTGGGAGGAGCACGTCGTCCGACGCGCCGATGGCGAGCCGGATCTGCTCTACATCGACCTCCACCTCGTTCACGAGGTGACCAGCCCGCAGGCCTTCGAAGGGCTGCGTCTGGCCGGTCGGCCCGTGCGCCGGCCCGACCTGACCATCGCCACGGAGGACCACAACGTCCCCACGATGGACCTCCTCGCGCCCATCGCCGACCCTGTCTCCCGCAAGCAGGTCGAGACGCTGCGCAAGAACTGCTCCGACTTCGGCGTGCGCCTGCACCCCATGGGCGACATCGACCAGGGCGTCGTGCACGTGGTCGGACCCCAGCTGGGCCTGACCCAGCCCGGCATGACCGTCGTCTGCGGCGACAGCCACACCAGCACCCACGGCGCGTTCGGCGCGCTCGCCTTCGGTATCGGCACCAGCCAGGTCGAGCACGTCCTGGCCACCCAGACCCTGACGATGGCCCCCTTCAAGACCATGTCCGTCACCGTCGACGGGTCGCTCAAGCCGGGTGTCTCGGCCAAGGACATCATCCTCGCGGTCATCGCCAAGATCGGCACCGGCGGCGGCCAGGGCTACGTCATCGAGTACCGGGGCGAGGCCATCGAGGCCCTGTCCATGGAAGCCCGGATGACGGTGTGCAACATGTCCATCGAGGCGGGCGCCCGCGCCGGGATGATCGCGCCGGACCAGACCACGTTCGACTACATCGAGGGCCGTCCCCACGCCCCCAAGGGCGCGGACTTCGACGCCGCCGTCGAGCACTGGAAGAGCCTGCGCACGGACGAGGGCGCCGAGTTCGACGCCGAGGTCGTGCTGAACGCCGACGAGCTCAGCCCCTTCGTCACCTGGGGCACCAACCCCGGCCAGGGCGTGCCGCTGGACGCCGAGGTGCCCGACCCCGCCTCCTACGAGGACCCCTCCGCCCGCGCCGCCGCCGAGAAGGCGCTGGCGTACATGGACCTCGAGGCCGGGACGCCGATGCGCGAGGTGCGCGTGGACACGGTCTTCCTCGGCTCGTGCACCAACGGCCGGATCGAGGACCTGCGGACCGCGGCCGAGATCATCCGCGGGCGCAAGGTCGCCGACGGCGTGCGCATGCTCGTCGTGCCCGGGTCCATGCGGGTCAAGGAGCAGGCCAACGAGGAAGGGCTCGGCCGGATCTTCGAGGAGGCCGGAGCCGAGTGGCGCGAGGCGGGCTGCTCGATGTGCCTGGGCATGAACCCCGACCAGCTCAAGCCGGGGGAGCGCAGCGCCTCCACCTCCAACCGCAACTTCGAGGGCCGCCAGGGGCGCGGCGGACGCACCCACCTGGTGTCTCCGCAGGTCGCCGCCGCCACCGCGGTGCGCGGCACCCTGTCCTCGCCCGCCGACCTGGTCGCCCAGTAG
- the leuD gene encoding 3-isopropylmalate dehydratase small subunit codes for MEKFDVHTGRAVPLRASNVDTDQIIPAVYLKRVSRTGFEDGLFAEWRKSDPDFVLNRSEHQGASVLVAGPDFGTGSSREHAVWALQDYGFKAVLSSRFADIFRGNALKGGLLAILLPQEVIDRLWAAVEADPATEVTVDLVAREVRAPGVQESFELDDYTRWRLLEGLDDIALTLRHTDEIGSYEETRKPWMPVTL; via the coding sequence ATGGAGAAATTCGACGTCCACACCGGTCGGGCCGTGCCGCTGCGCGCCAGCAACGTCGACACCGACCAGATCATCCCGGCCGTCTACCTCAAGCGGGTGAGCCGGACCGGGTTCGAGGACGGCCTGTTCGCCGAGTGGCGCAAGAGCGACCCGGACTTCGTGCTGAACCGCTCGGAGCACCAGGGCGCGTCCGTGCTGGTGGCGGGACCGGACTTCGGTACCGGCTCCTCGCGCGAGCACGCCGTGTGGGCCCTGCAGGACTACGGTTTCAAGGCCGTGCTGTCCTCCCGCTTCGCTGACATCTTCCGCGGCAACGCGCTCAAGGGCGGCCTGCTGGCCATCCTGCTGCCCCAGGAGGTCATCGACCGGCTGTGGGCGGCCGTGGAGGCCGACCCCGCCACCGAGGTGACCGTGGACCTGGTCGCCCGCGAGGTGCGCGCTCCCGGAGTCCAGGAGTCGTTCGAGCTCGACGACTACACCCGCTGGCGGCTGCTGGAGGGCCTGGACGACATCGCGCTCACGCTGCGCCACACCGACGAGATCGGGAGCTACGAGGAGACTCGCAAGCCCTGGATGCCGGTGACCCTGTAG
- a CDS encoding HU family DNA-binding protein, producing MNKRDLIDAISDRLGDKKTATEAVNAVLETIQATVASGDKVAITGFGVFEKSERAARTARNPATGATINVPASFVPKFRAGADFKALVNGEKK from the coding sequence ATGAACAAGCGTGACCTGATCGACGCGATCTCCGATCGACTCGGAGACAAGAAGACCGCCACCGAAGCGGTCAACGCTGTGCTTGAGACCATTCAGGCCACGGTGGCGTCGGGCGACAAGGTGGCCATCACCGGCTTCGGCGTATTCGAGAAGTCCGAGCGCGCGGCTCGCACCGCGCGCAACCCCGCCACCGGCGCCACGATCAACGTCCCCGCGAGCTTCGTCCCGAAGTTCCGCGCTGGCGCTGACTTCAAGGCTCTGGTCAACGGGGAGAAGAAGTAG
- the cofC gene encoding 2-phospho-L-lactate guanylyltransferase, protein MTGSGERGGGGRSGGRWSLIVPVKHLGRAKSRLARAVGPHREDLALAVACDTVAAARSASGAAAVFAVTDDPRAGRALAELGAIVVGGEPGTGLNPALAHGAAVARARRPDLGVCALSADLPALRPEELDRVLAAAGGHGRSFLPDAPGVGTTLFAASAGHPFTPAFEGASRARHLSVGARELDVPGTASVQRDVDTPEDLRAAVELGVGPRTRELWARLEPRPRFRRGCCAEGVR, encoded by the coding sequence GTGACCGGATCTGGTGAGCGAGGCGGGGGCGGGCGCTCCGGGGGGCGCTGGTCCCTGATCGTCCCAGTCAAGCACCTCGGGCGCGCGAAGTCCCGGCTGGCCCGGGCGGTGGGACCGCACCGGGAGGACCTGGCGCTCGCCGTGGCCTGCGACACGGTGGCCGCCGCGCGGTCGGCGTCGGGTGCGGCGGCGGTGTTCGCGGTGACCGACGACCCGCGCGCGGGCCGTGCCCTGGCCGAACTGGGCGCGATCGTGGTCGGCGGCGAGCCCGGCACGGGGCTCAATCCGGCGCTGGCGCACGGCGCGGCCGTCGCCCGGGCCCGGAGGCCGGATCTGGGCGTGTGCGCGCTGTCGGCCGACCTGCCCGCGCTGCGCCCCGAGGAACTGGACCGGGTACTGGCCGCCGCCGGCGGCCACGGCCGCTCGTTCCTGCCCGACGCGCCGGGTGTGGGGACGACGCTGTTCGCCGCCTCGGCCGGCCACCCGTTCACTCCCGCGTTCGAGGGGGCTTCGCGTGCCCGCCACTTGAGCGTGGGAGCTCGTGAGCTGGACGTACCCGGCACAGCCTCCGTCCAGCGGGACGTGGACACCCCCGAGGACCTGCGTGCCGCTGTGGAGCTTGGAGTGGGCCCCCGGACCCGCGAGCTGTGGGCCCGTCTGGAGCCGCGGCCCCGTTTCCGGCGGGGATGCTGCGCCGAAGGCGTCCGTTGA
- a CDS encoding 1-acyl-sn-glycerol-3-phosphate acyltransferase has translation MAKQRESRWVKAVVSRIVRFFLWFVTKPEWRGTDNVPAEGGVIIAANHLSTFDPLTVAHFLYIGARRWPTFTMKDAVMRIPVVSFVARSTGQIPIKRGSTDAVKALQEAELALTRDGSSVIFYPEGTCTRDPNLWPMTAKTGVARLALTSGVPIIPVAHWGEQRILPYGQKKISLLPRKRVTFNAGPPVDLSAFEGKPLTATVLTEATETIMREITRLQAEIRQEEPPAVPYDLKRARIEAAEAAKRDERESDDGKNNTEA, from the coding sequence GTGGCCAAGCAACGAGAATCGCGGTGGGTGAAGGCGGTCGTCTCGCGCATCGTGCGCTTCTTCCTCTGGTTCGTGACCAAGCCGGAGTGGCGGGGCACCGACAACGTGCCCGCCGAGGGCGGCGTGATCATCGCGGCCAACCACCTGTCGACGTTCGACCCGCTCACGGTCGCGCACTTCCTCTACATCGGTGCGCGGCGCTGGCCGACCTTCACCATGAAGGACGCCGTCATGCGCATCCCCGTGGTGAGCTTCGTCGCCCGCAGCACCGGCCAGATCCCCATCAAGCGCGGCAGCACCGACGCGGTCAAGGCCCTGCAGGAGGCCGAACTGGCGCTCACCCGGGACGGGTCGTCGGTCATCTTCTACCCCGAGGGCACCTGCACCCGGGATCCGAACCTGTGGCCGATGACGGCCAAGACCGGTGTGGCCCGCCTCGCCCTGACGTCCGGGGTGCCGATCATCCCCGTGGCGCACTGGGGCGAGCAGCGGATCCTGCCCTACGGTCAGAAGAAGATCAGCCTGCTCCCGCGCAAGCGCGTGACGTTCAACGCGGGTCCGCCGGTGGACCTGTCCGCGTTCGAGGGCAAGCCCCTGACCGCGACGGTCCTGACCGAGGCCACCGAGACGATCATGCGGGAGATCACGCGGCTCCAGGCGGAGATCCGCCAGGAGGAGCCGCCGGCGGTGCCCTACGACCTCAAGCGCGCCCGGATCGAGGCGGCCGAGGCCGCCAAGCGGGACGAGCGCGAGTCCGACGACGGCAAGAACAACACGGAGGCATGA
- a CDS encoding NAD(P)H-dependent glycerol-3-phosphate dehydrogenase, with amino-acid sequence MTASMGTDNVRIAVLGAGSWGTVFANIIADAADLARERDPEAPAVEVVLWGRRASVVEAINRTSQNPDYFPGIDLNPRLTATDDAAKALSGADVVVLAVPSQTLRGNLMEWRAHLRRDAVIVSLMKGVELGTLSRVSQIIAEVLEFPEERVAVVSGPNLAREIAERQPATAVVACPHEETAVRLQSLFKSAYFRPYTSTDLVGVEIGGAMKNVIGLAVGMAEGMGFGDNTKASLITRGLAETTRLAVTLGADEHTLSGLAGMGDLVATCSSPLSRNRTFGEKLGAGKTLEQVIAETKQTAEGVKSSESILELGWRHGVDMPITEAVVKMLHHDLSPAEALAAFMARSSKPERYGV; translated from the coding sequence ATGACGGCATCCATGGGCACCGACAACGTGAGGATCGCCGTTCTGGGCGCCGGCTCCTGGGGAACCGTGTTCGCGAACATCATCGCGGACGCGGCCGACCTGGCCCGGGAACGGGATCCGGAGGCGCCGGCCGTCGAGGTCGTGCTCTGGGGGCGGCGGGCCTCGGTGGTCGAGGCGATCAACCGGACCTCGCAGAACCCGGACTACTTCCCCGGGATCGACCTCAACCCCCGTCTGACGGCGACCGACGACGCCGCCAAGGCGCTGTCCGGCGCCGACGTCGTGGTCCTGGCCGTCCCCTCGCAGACCCTGCGCGGCAACCTGATGGAGTGGCGGGCGCACCTGCGCCGGGACGCGGTGATCGTCAGCCTGATGAAGGGCGTGGAGCTGGGCACGCTCTCGCGGGTCAGCCAGATCATCGCCGAGGTGCTGGAGTTCCCCGAGGAGCGCGTGGCCGTGGTCTCGGGCCCCAACCTGGCCCGCGAGATCGCCGAGCGCCAGCCCGCCACCGCCGTGGTCGCCTGCCCGCACGAGGAGACCGCGGTCCGACTGCAGTCCCTGTTCAAGTCGGCCTACTTCCGCCCGTACACCAGCACCGACCTGGTGGGCGTGGAGATCGGCGGCGCGATGAAGAACGTCATCGGGCTCGCCGTGGGCATGGCCGAGGGCATGGGCTTCGGCGACAACACCAAGGCCTCGCTCATCACCCGGGGCCTGGCCGAGACCACGCGCCTGGCGGTGACCCTCGGCGCGGACGAGCACACGCTGTCCGGCCTGGCCGGGATGGGCGACCTGGTGGCGACATGCTCGTCGCCGTTGTCGCGGAACCGGACCTTCGGTGAGAAACTGGGCGCGGGCAAGACCCTCGAACAGGTCATCGCGGAGACCAAGCAGACGGCCGAGGGGGTCAAGTCCTCCGAATCGATCCTCGAGCTCGGCTGGCGGCACGGCGTCGACATGCCGATCACCGAGGCCGTCGTCAAGATGTTGCACCACGACCTGAGCCCCGCCGAGGCCCTCGCCGCCTTCATGGCGCGCAGCAGCAAGCCCGAGCGGTACGGGGTCTGA